The Hymenobacter swuensis DY53 genome includes the window GACTTGACACCTTCTGAAATACAAAGCATCAAACAGCGCTTCGGCATCATCGGCAACGCGCCGACGCTGAACTATGCCATTCAGGTGGCCGCGCAGGTGGCCCCGACGGATATGACGGTGCTGATTACGGGCGAAAGCGGCTCCGGTAAGGAGTCGTTTTCCAAGATTATTCACGCCCTCTCGCCCCGCAAGCACGGGCAGTTCATTGCCATCAACTGCGGCGCCATTCCCGAAGGTACCATCGATTCGGAACTGTTCGGCCACGAGAAAGGCTCGTTTACGGGAGCCCAGGAAGCCCGCAAGGGCTACTTCGAGGTAACCAACGGCGGCACCATCTTCCTCGACGAAATTGGGGAGATGCCGCTGGGCACCCAGGCCCGCCTGCTGCGGGTGCTGGAAAACGGCGAGTTTATCCGCGTGGGCTCCTCGAAAGTGCAGAAGACCGACGTGCGCGTGGTAGCCGCCACTAACGTGAACCTACTGGATGCCGTGCGCGAAGGCCGCTTCCGCGAGGACCTGTACTACCGCCTCAACACGGTGCCCATCACGGTTCCACCACTGCGTGAACGTGGTGATGATATCTACTTACTGTTCAGAAAGTTTGCCACAGATTTTGCCGACCGCTACCGGGTAAAGCCCATCAGCCTGTCAGGCGAGGCGGTACAGGAGCTGCAGCGGTTCCGCTTCCCCGGCAATATCCGCCAGCTCAAGAACGTGGCCGAGCAGATGTCAGTGCTGGAAACGGAGCGGGAGGTGGATGCGCGCCGCCTGCGGGGCTACCTGCCCGCCGACCAGAGCAGCCGCCTGCCTATGTTGGTGCACGCCGCCGGTACCGCCACCGACGGGGCCGGCAACGCCTACTCGGAGCGTGACCTGCTCTACAAGGTCCTGTTCGATATGCGCCGCGACA containing:
- a CDS encoding sigma-54 interaction domain-containing protein; its protein translation is MTPSEIQSIKQRFGIIGNAPTLNYAIQVAAQVAPTDMTVLITGESGSGKESFSKIIHALSPRKHGQFIAINCGAIPEGTIDSELFGHEKGSFTGAQEARKGYFEVTNGGTIFLDEIGEMPLGTQARLLRVLENGEFIRVGSSKVQKTDVRVVAATNVNLLDAVREGRFREDLYYRLNTVPITVPPLRERGDDIYLLFRKFATDFADRYRVKPISLSGEAVQELQRFRFPGNIRQLKNVAEQMSVLETEREVDARRLRGYLPADQSSRLPMLVHAAGTATDGAGNAYSERDLLYKVLFDMRRDMTDLKKLVLDLAGGQRPSETQELLRQNSHLFSNVSVSPYESNGARPLRPAGPEASPAEYILHHRDLDVDDSTDYEEEVQRVEDIPHETEEETLSLEAKEKEMIIKALKKHNNKRKYAAHDLGISERTLYRKLKQYDLEQA